A region of the Patescibacteria group bacterium genome:
GAGATGAAAAAAACTTTAGATAGTCTGTTAAATAAATATAAATTGTTATCATGCTCATGGTATGCACAGTACCCGATTGATATTTATTATGAAGATAGAATAGAGGAATTTTTGCTAAAATATATAAAAATATCCAACTCTGATTTTAGAAAATTAGTTTTGATTTTTACTGACCCTAAGGAAATGACTGAAGTAGCTGAAGAAAGGTGGAAATTAATAACAATCGCAAATAAATTTAAAAAGAATAAAGAAGATTTAAATAACTTATCAAAATCAGCAGACAATGATTTAAATAATCATTTAGATAGATTCGCTTATATCAATCGCGGTTTAGCTACCAGTAAGCCTTATACTAGACAAGATATAATTGATAGGATAAAAGAGTCTTTGCATAGCAAAGAAGGTCTTAATAAATTGATCAATAATAGTTCGCCTGAAAAAGTAAAAGAGGATTATAACTGGGCATTAAGTCAAATTAAACCAGAAGCTGATTTTAAACGTACAATTGAACAAGCTCGTTTACATTCCTATACTAGAAACAGAAGGGTAGAGGCTTTTTTTAGAGCCGACTTTGGAGCTAGTTTTATGTATCATGAAATTGCCAGAAGAAACAAATTCAACGAGGATTGGGTAATGGAATTATCTGTAGAGGAAATGTATGGTGCTTTAGATGGTAAAATATTACCAGACAAGACCGAAATGCAACGTCGTTTTACCAACTATGCCATGGTTGTTGAAGATGCCAAAACAAAATTAGTTGTTGATCCTAAGGAAATAAAAAAGTTAGAAGAAAAATATAGTGTTGAGATTGTGGATTCTAATGAATTGCAAGGTAAAATGGCTAGTTTGGGCGGGATAATCAGGGGGAGGGCCAAAATATGCTTAGACAAGAAAGATATTGGTAAAATAGAAAGAGGGGACATCTTGGTAGCTCAGTTTACTACGCCTGACTTTGTCCCAGCGATGGAAAAAGCTGCTGCGATTGTTGCTGATCAAGGCGGGCTATCTTCCCACGCCGCTATTGTTTCAAGAGAGCTGGGAGTGCCGTGCGTCATAGATACTAAAAATGGTACTCGAATTATTAAGGACAATGATTTACTGGAGATCAATGCTCAAACAGGCTTAGTTAAAATATTAGAAAGAGCAAAAGAATAAGACAATGCTAAAAGATAAAGCTAGAATTAATTTGGATATCAAATTCATTGCCGACAAAACGTCGGGGATCTCCTGTGAACCATTTTTGGCTTCTATACCACTCAAAGTAGTTGAAGCTAACAATTATCGGCATTTAATTAAATTCCCTTTTTATGGTTTAAGTATCAATTGTCGTCAGAAGTATGCCGACGAATATATAGATGAAGCTAAATATGAAGGAGAGACTAATAAGCTATTAGTTTATGTAAGAAAAAATGGTCCTAAATATATACAAGATATTGCTACTTTAATTACTCAAGAAGCCAAGGATTTTAAGAAATATTCAGATAAGCTCATAGCCAAAATACCTAAACTTAGTAATCGCCAATTAGTTGACCAGATGACGTCTTATGTTAATCACTATGCTTATCATTTTGGCTTAGGGGGGCCAACTTTTGTTTATGAAGCTATTTTATCGGCTCGGATCACTGAATCACTGTTTTTCCGGTACCAAGAGGCGCCGCAAATTATTAACCAGCTTTTGGCTGGTAAACACCAAAGTTTCATGGTGGATAGTGAAAAACTACTTTTAAAAATCAAGCAAGAAAAAAGTAAAAGACAAAAAGATGCTTTAATAAAAAAGTATATTAAAGAATTTTACTATATGGGCCCGGCTTATATCTACACAAAACCTTTGAATGCAAGTAGAGTCCTTAAGTTGGCAGCTACTGCTATGGCATCCAAACATCAATCATTTGAAAAAATAAAAGGTTTTAAACTTTTACCTGAGGAAAAATTAATTATCGATATTTTAAAACCGACGGAAATAATTCGTGATAAAAGAAAGTATATCAATCATATTGGTTCTTACACTTTATCTAGATTCTTAGATGAAGCAGTCAAAAGGTCTGGTGTGCCAATGAGTTTAGCTGTTAAGTCTTTCTGGTTTGAATACAGTGATTTAGTTTTTTCACCACAGATAATTAGGAGGAAACTGCAAAAAAGGAGTAAGGTCTCACTTGTGGCAGTTGATAATAATTTAATGTATCTAGAGGGAGATAGGATAAAAAACAGATTGCCGGTAAATAAAGGACAGCGATCTTTCATTGGTATTTCAGCATGCCAAGGAAAAACTACTGGTAAGGTACGCGTAATTCTGGGACCGTCAGATTTTAGAAAATTTAAGATAGGAGAGATACTGGTAACTGATATGACCAGGCCGGATTTCATGCCAATTATCCGTCATGCTAGAGCCATTATTACAAATGAGGGAGGGCTTACTTCTCACGCGGCTGTTATTTCCAGGGAGCTTAATATTCCCTGCGTACTGGGCACTAAAGTTGCGACCAGAATATTAAAGGACGGAGATTTCGTGGAAGTAGACGCAAATCGCGGTATAATAAAAAAATTAAAATAGTTTTATGAAATATGTAGAAGGTCTGCTGAAAAAAAATCTTAAAAAATGGAGTGGTAAAAAATGGTACCATCAGCGGTTTGATGGAGCGCCATATTTAATCCATACAATAGCAGAAGCGGAAATAACTGTAGATATCAAAAAGAAAAAGGGAACGCATAATGCTGTCCATTATTGCTTTTTTAATGATGGCAAAGCTGACTGGTATATTGAAATAGAAGATATGAAGAGGGTCTACTCGGCTGTATTGAAGGCCGGTAAAAAAAATTATCAACTGGGTCGTACTATGATTTCTGCTTGGCAGCCACAGCAAGATAGTTTTTACAAAAAGTGTTTGGAAATTGATAAAGTCAACTTAAAAATTCTAAAAAATCAAGAGTTAA
Encoded here:
- a CDS encoding PEP-utilizing enzyme, encoding MAGAVIRSGEWRIKPSGKLPIFLRFMINSSFSHEIANQVGFKNHIVNRVYLNHMMYWPAKEYDAFETEIINNLKQDNYWLDNYCNRELKNSEELYNLGLKLQKTDWSKKSNLEMKKTLDSLLNKYKLLSCSWYAQYPIDIYYEDRIEEFLLKYIKISNSDFRKLVLIFTDPKEMTEVAEERWKLITIANKFKKNKEDLNNLSKSADNDLNNHLDRFAYINRGLATSKPYTRQDIIDRIKESLHSKEGLNKLINNSSPEKVKEDYNWALSQIKPEADFKRTIEQARLHSYTRNRRVEAFFRADFGASFMYHEIARRNKFNEDWVMELSVEEMYGALDGKILPDKTEMQRRFTNYAMVVEDAKTKLVVDPKEIKKLEEKYSVEIVDSNELQGKMASLGGIIRGRAKICLDKKDIGKIERGDILVAQFTTPDFVPAMEKAAAIVADQGGLSSHAAIVSRELGVPCVIDTKNGTRIIKDNDLLEINAQTGLVKILERAKE
- a CDS encoding PEP-utilizing enzyme, with amino-acid sequence MLKDKARINLDIKFIADKTSGISCEPFLASIPLKVVEANNYRHLIKFPFYGLSINCRQKYADEYIDEAKYEGETNKLLVYVRKNGPKYIQDIATLITQEAKDFKKYSDKLIAKIPKLSNRQLVDQMTSYVNHYAYHFGLGGPTFVYEAILSARITESLFFRYQEAPQIINQLLAGKHQSFMVDSEKLLLKIKQEKSKRQKDALIKKYIKEFYYMGPAYIYTKPLNASRVLKLAATAMASKHQSFEKIKGFKLLPEEKLIIDILKPTEIIRDKRKYINHIGSYTLSRFLDEAVKRSGVPMSLAVKSFWFEYSDLVFSPQIIRRKLQKRSKVSLVAVDNNLMYLEGDRIKNRLPVNKGQRSFIGISACQGKTTGKVRVILGPSDFRKFKIGEILVTDMTRPDFMPIIRHARAIITNEGGLTSHAAVISRELNIPCVLGTKVATRILKDGDFVEVDANRGIIKKLK